aatataaGCCCAAACAAGACGTGAAGCCGatataatttatttgaagcCCGAACTGGGCCCTGACTGGAAATTttactgaatgaatcaaagtCATCTTTTGATGCCATTTATGAACTCTCATCATTTTCTAAGTTGCGCGTTccgctctacgcgaggtttttAGGACTCTGCGCGCGTGCAAGTTCATGTAAtgtaaagaaagtgaaattttgttcaaacttaAGTACGACCCGAAAAGCCCGACTCGACTTACTACGCTGCTGTCACTGTTTTGACTTCCTCCTTATATAGGAAGCATTATGGTAAACATAAGCACTACCGGCCAATAATATCATCACTGCATGACGGTCCATATGCGATTATGCATCCTTAAATACTTCACATAATAGGCTTGAAGGGCTTGTTCATGGATTAATGCTTTTGTAAGCGAGATAGAATCAGatttaaaaatggtttttCAATGGATTGGCATTGCAACTATAACATACTTGGTCATTAAGCTTGTATACTACCTGGCGCAAGGCGCTTACTTATATTTTTTCAGAACTTACCCggattttaataaatatgGAAAATGGTCAGGTAAGCAATAGCTTTATTTGATCTTTATTGACAGAGTTTATAAATACTAATGAATTGATTTGCCGTATCTTCTTGATAAAATAGTTTATATGGGAAGCATTCATGCGTtattgttatacgtttatcTTCACAGTGATTACGGGAGCTACAGATGGCATTGGAAAAGAGACCGCATTTCAGGTAACATGTTACGTTAAAGCACGACATGATTGAAAATGTATTGTCATCAagcattttcaaataatttgtaaAGCAGGAGTAAATAATGTCGTTAAACACAGCTTGCTTCACGTGGTCAAAATATTGCACTGATTAGCAGGAATACGGAACGGCTGAAAAACGTGGCAAAAGCAATTGGTAAATTATACTTAGTTGTTACTCAGTTAatcattattttattattgttacCAATTGTTGACACTTTTGCAGTTAAGTATGTACTAAAATTGAAATGCACGCTAATGCTAAGCATATCGGAAGTCATCTTGCATATCTTTTTTAAAGAGAGCAACCATAATGTCCAAACCAAGTGTCTGACGATGGACTTTAGTGGCGACGAGGAAATATACGACAAAATAGCTGATTTCTTGCAAGGTCTCGATATTGGGACGCTCATTAATAATGTTGGAACGGACCAAGAAATTGGTCGCTTTCTTGAACAATCCAATCTTTCACTGATTATTAGAAACTTGGTTCGAGTGAACATAATGCCAGTGCTAAAGGTGGGTACAGCAGATATATATCTATTACGCCAATCTTCGCCTATTCTAATGGGTCATAACTAAGGGGTCCGACAAACGGTTACGAAATTGGGTCCCGTAGTATGTAGCATCATGCCCCAACTGCGAGTCACATTCCCAAACTGTAGTGCTTGCCGCTCCCTACGTTTGTAGTGAACATGGTTAGGCGGAAACGCCCCCGACACTCTTTGGTAGGCCGATAAGCTGTACCCTGGTCATCCTGGGCATGAAAAATACGGTAATGTGGAAGTAGGTGTCGGGAATGAAACTTTCCAAAACTTTATGGATTGTGTAGTGTGTCTGTTTTGTAGTAGGGATCGCCAGTAGTGCTTTTGCCGTAATGTATACAGCAATAATCCTACTTTACATTGGGGATATAGCAATACGAAAATTACTGTTCATCTATAATTCCCgtaattttagtttaattcaataaacataaatttttaatttaattcataAACTTTAGGTTACCTTGGGAATTAATATGtagtgaataaaaatgaaaaatccaaaacgatttttgttaaaaatggtATTAGAAAGTTTGGATTATGTACAGTTATACACAATATAAGAGTTTTAGATAAAGGAGAAATGTGATAAAAGTGTCATTCAATAGGATACTTTGCGCTGTATCCTAAAAAATATAACTGGTTATACTATTTATATTCATTATACTTGTAAGCAACTTGTAGTGCATAGAACGCAAACGCACCAATCATTACATAAAAGAtgagttttattaaattttggcattgttaaaaacttaaaataacgAATTTTTCAATGTCAAGTTGATATCGATAGATATACACAGTAAATGAAACTTGATTATTTTTTCACAGATGACACAAATTGTGCTCCCTGGAATGGTGAAACGGAAACGAGGACTTATTTTGAATTTGTCTGCATTTACAATTCTTCATCCAATCggaaaatatgcaataatGAATGCAACAAAATCATTTGTCGACTTATTTTCTCGAGCACTAAGTTATGAATATGAAAGCGAAGGCATTACCATTCAAGTATATctcatttcatcaaaattcTTAGCTTAAAGTATATATGATAATTGTTTGCTTGTTAAGGTGTTAGTTTAGCTTATGATACAGACAGGTGTCGGTCAAATATTGAAAACGTTTCCCATAGGCGTACTACACGTTTTCTCTACATGCCGTTCGCGCAATTTAGTAAAGCTGAAGGCTGAAACCGATATGAAGGTCCTATTGTAATCATTTATTCAAAGTATTTTGCTTTATAATGTCAACCAAGacaagtagcctatatatattattCAGCAAAATCTTGGTCAACAGGTGGCAGAAATGTTTGCTGATTGTTTACATCACTTTTATTAAAGCAATGCTTTGGGTTGCTTGACACAACACATGTGTGTTTCGCGTAAGCGTCGTAGTTCTAGTTTTTGCTGTgtgattaaatttttgtgttacGTGTACATATTTGCAATATCGTGAGTCGATTTTCGTAAAACAGCATAATATTGTCAACTTTGATACATTTATCTGTACATACATGTTGAGGTTTTGTTCTCTAAGTCAGCGGGTGTTACCGGGAAAATATCAATCCTATAGTGCTTTTATAGTCTGACGAGGTTAGTTCGGGACTAAAATTGATGTCATTTCTCACAGAGTTGCCTACCTGGTGCAGTTGGGACTAAAGCGGCACAACATGTTGGCGATATAGAAAAAATGACCAGCCCTAAAGAGTATTGCACATCATGGTTGGCAACAGTGGACAAGACAAGACGGACTCATGGTCACTGGCAACACGCAGTTGAGGTAAATTGTCTGACATTTGCTTTAAGTtctaaggtacctgtaccaatTATTaattaaggcccacctaacacttttttgacaataactcaagaaccacaaatgagaatagactgaaaaatcgtattctattagtaagggtatatgactacaacatatcaAAACCACAATACCGGACAACCCCCcgaaaaatttttgtaaacaaattaaaaattccaaaaaatgggccttattaggagcataggctcctaataaggcccaccaattttgtgaatattttgattcaaaacatggctgaaaaatcgtattaagcaaataaaacaagacagcaaccaccaatttgtgtaagaaaacgaccaacaaacgtgggttgaaaacttaaaggaatGTGACCCATCAGCATAGGTGCAGAAGGGGGGGGGGTCACCGGCACCCCTAAACGTCATTAAATAGGCAATTTTTGGGcagttcaaaattatttgagaAATTTTTGGTGCTTTTTCTGGCATATTTTGTAGCAAAgaccttttttctttttttggggGATTAACCATCTTCAACCATCAAGCATATTgcatgggccttattaggcgcatgtggcatccacgaaaaaaatgtcacatttttattatcagaaaaatttttgcaaaaaaaagtgcattatccttttcaatactaagttggttgttacatgaaaacttcagccggctgacaacagttcatttaaccagccaaattctcacttagtttttttctaaattaacaaaaccaccttaactgcaaatatcaaatttttgttgtgctctagcgaatcggttgatcacgtgacaaggatgaaatctggtaaaccatcatgaatttatattagtttttatatagggataaaatttttcttttatttgcacgggtttgcgaaatatgagcaatgggccttattagggaccgggccttattaggcACAGGTACCTTATATCTTTATCTAGCTACACATTAAAAATGTGATACAGTACCGTTTGTGATTCTTGTATCAACCGTTTTTACAGAGCTGGGTGTGGGTGAAAATTCCAACTGGTTTAGTACAAAAACTGgcaaactatttttattttgaacctGGCGTGAAAGCGACGCAAGATTCAGAGAAAAAGAAATGAAGCGAATGCGTTTCTCGACGCAAGCAACCagttaaaattgaaacatttgttTAACGTACAGTACATATAGCGTTGTAACCTGTATCGCCTTCAAATTATTACTATAACTATAAGGCCAGTAAAATATTTAGACAGAAATGATAAGgtatttatttagatttatgtGTGATATTTGTTTATGTATTTGAATCCATATTAATGATGCTTAATAAGACGTGTCTGATTTCTCTTGTGTGTTTAAACAATaacgtttaaaacaaaaaacgtaAAGTTTTGCGAACCGAAGAGTCGGAATACTTTTATTGATAGGAATTTTCTTGTGTTTTATCATTTCTTCGACAACCGCTTATGTTTTAACGCAAATATTTATTTCGGAAAACACTGActtttttctagaaatttcTAGATCATTATATTACTCTCTTTATGGTAGGATGCATTTATATTCCTGGATTGACATCAAATTAACGCATTATTTTGGTGTTTATATAATTGTCTGTCGCTTTCGAGTGTATGATAATAGCTTGGTTTTGTAGGTCTGTTTTAGTGTATGTTCAAACCCTGCAACTCGAAGAGACAGAGACAGAGACAAAAAGATTAAACTTTCGAAGAAAGACAAAAAGATTAGATAAACTTTCGAGCAGATTAGCTTAATTTACCGATGGAAAGCGCAGCAAAAGACTGACTATACAAATGTTGATTTACTGTAGTATCATTATAAGTTATACTGTTATCGGTATAGTGAAATAGTACACGCTTTGAGATGGTTAACTCAggtaaataaaagttattatCAAATTTAGGAATAAATATTgagcaaaaacaaatattaaaagcaattaaaataaaacaagcgcTTTCTTGAAGCGTCCTAACTCGGGGCTCCGGACTTATAACGGAAAGTGGGTATATGGCATATGAACTTGAGAGGttgacccacttcactacaataagTACTtgtcgaaatgtttattgcgggtgatgaatgatgatatatgagtctcatgaggtcgttgtctgcttttctcatttacagatttaattgttcaccatgacggcttattgtcttgtgaagatgacaGTAAAGTTGTCTATTTtaacactgaacttcttcaaatttaattcaacaatggttacacaggaacgacaactgtatatattgattatattgaagcttctttgaacgattacattttgacaaaacattggcacagcaGCAGCATAAAGACGTCAATGTTGCAGCAATGATCTTACTAGACTTaatgcattgaacaactgTGCATAACTCACGCAAACTAGGCAGGCGTGatatttatgtcacgacttaaaacgaaaaacaggAAGTTATCGGTACGCATGAAATGTTAACTATTCTTAATGTCACGTTTCGTAAAGCAGACGTCTGCAAATAAGAATATTATATTGCATTCGatttttatattacaatatcCCTTTATCATCACAGATCTATGGCATGGATCTCAGCCACTTACTGCGTATTTCCAGTTTTGCGCACATCAAGTTCCAAGGCAGAggtttgcaagttttttattaACGCGAACTAATGTTCACGTGTTGGATGCTCGCGATCTAACCGTTTGCAATCAATGAACTGTAAGAATCGTGATTTTGTAAACACTAAAGAAAATTTACCCCCGCAGCACAAAAACTCGCAAAATCTTAATACGCGACGCCATAGgaatattgcaaataaaacatCGGATAATAATACGTAATAATCTTATCCTGCTGCCAGACCGCTGAAGCAGAGCTTATAAACACTACAACAGTTAAAATTTGCCGAGTCACATGAAGTGACGTGACAGGAAACATTTGGCCCGCTGGCCAGGAGTTTGACACAATTTTTCATTGGAAGTGAATATGTTTTGAGCTTCATTGCGATTTTTTAGGCAATGATCTAGAAAAAAACATACAATAGTCTTGCACTTATCAAATTCTGATAAGAACAACACTGTGTCGAgtatttcattaattattataagaCCTTTTTTGGCCAAGGATCCACTATAATTTCAGTAAGcatcaaaaaacaacaaaggaagcaaaagtttaaaatattttagtacTGCATGTTTATTaacataaaatcaaaatttatatattCATATACACATAAACAAGTTAGCAGTAAATATCtataaccagggttgccatcggtctgttctcaaaaataaggacgactataGGAAACAAAAGAAGGATACTAcattaaacagtgcacaacaggagaaggcaatcaatgtttctaaaaaaaagtACTAGACACTATAattgcatgttcttaattttggtatctctttggtacaaaatggtatacaaAAAAGTGCGAAATACACAAAGTAAGAGCTTTTGCCGtaaaaaaaagacaaaaataagtgagcgcaagtgaaaataaggacgttCCTTCGAAATAACCACATTAGTATTTTCAAAGACATTGTActtgaaaataaacacaaatctTAGAAAAAAGCACGTAATGTTAACTTTATCTATAACCAATGGCAATATGCTTCTATCATTAAGATTCAGTTTTAGAAAATTACCCTGTTAATAGTAaaccatttaaaattttaaatggcAGTAGACACCACAGGGCAAAATAACTAGgatttgtataaatttttattactcGGGATCTAAAACTTTATTTCTAAGGAAGTGTCTAATGGCAATGCCAACATGATCAGGAGAATCTTCCTGAATAAAGTGGATACCTCGTACTCTGACGGTCGACTGGTTAGGCCAATCTTTAACAATTTCTCTCATATATGGAGATAGGCCTCCCGGCACTGCATCAATGAAGAGCTTAGGAATGTTGTAGGATCGTGAGAGAAATCCATTCCAGTCGGTTGCAAATTTTACAACATCTGCCGGGCCTAATAAAATATGAACTTAAGTTATGACAGCACCGAGAGAAAACtagttgtttaaaattatgaaacatttttagatAAAAAGATATACCGTCACTAGCAATTGGTATTTCTCTTGGCCAGGTCAGTGTTGGTCTCCTTGATTCACCAGGTTCGAGGTAGGGTTCACGATATACTTCCCATTCTTCATCAGTAAGTTGCCGAATGATTCCCTCCGAAAGCCAGATGTTGACAAATGAATTGTTTTGTAAGACACTTTCTTCCCCTAAACGTTTAATTATAGTCAAATTAatcttttgaaacatttttaccaTTTCAAACAATTATTGAGCTTTCTTAGTGAGGGCGTTATACACCAAGCCAATATCTTACCATCATATGATCTATAAAAGCGCAACGGCTGTATTCCGGGTGGACCGGCCTCCCAACTTTCAAATGGTCCAACGATACCCTCCATGTAAGTAATAGACGCAACGCGATCTCGATTCAAATTGGCCCAATGAAATCCAAGTCCAGAACCCCAGTCATGGACAACGAGGTTTATCTGAAGATTATACCACGtaaattttagtttgaaaacgtttgaaaTTGACAAATATATGAGACAATCTTACACAAAAGGAGTCTATTTATGAAATTTGCTGGGTTATGATCGTATTGGTTACCTTTTTAGGCAAGTTCATTGAGTCAATCCACCTGGAAAGAAATTTATATTGAACTTGAAAAGTGTAAAGAGATCCTTCGATCTTCGATGACTTCCCCATACCAATAAGATCGGGGGCGAGACAACGCGCGATGGGACTGACGTGAGGTATGACGTTTCTCCATAAGTATGATGACGTAGGATTTCCATGGAGAAAGAGAACAACGCGATCTGAATTttcaactgaaaaaaaaagtaaaaaccgTTAATGGAAAACTGTTCAAAAAGCGTTCAATCAAAATCTTAACTTATACCTGTATCTACGTAGTTGATGACACCAGACTGCCTGACATAAATTTGAGATTGAGATTCCAGTTCGGAAATAGATTGGCATTTAGCTATGACGAAGCAATAGCCAAGAAGCAGCAAGAATTTCTTCATCATATTCGTGGTTTCGATGTTTTCACTTCTGCAAACTTTACTTGATTTCTATCATTGCTATCGAACCATTCCTTTATATAGAACATGCGACGTGCCATGATTCAGCAAACATATCTTCGATTTTTACGCTGTAACTATGaggaaaattatttgcaaagtCATTGTGTTAAACCATCCCCTGGCCTAGAGTTTGGTGGTATGGcgattttttcttttctttaagTAAAATTACTTTGACTATAGATTTTAATCTCATTGGAGTAACCGTGTTATTATAGTAAAAATCGTTTGTGAGAACAAATCAAACACGTACTTCTCATCTGAAAATGTTCACTTACGATCTTGTTCAATAGATATAATTGTATAGCGCCTTTTCATTATTATTGGTTTACTAAAATTGCatcttttttttgcaaacaagcCGTGGTATTATTAAGtgtataataatttaaatagaaaacacaaaagctaGCTTTAGtgaagtacagtatatactcGTAGTTTAGGGAGTCATTTTTGTCTccaatttttaaagaaaagacTACATTTCCATCGAAATATTTAGCTATGTCATCATGACCGTACGAGTCTATATATGTCAAAGAGGAAGTACCAGTTTCGTCAAGGGCAACACATAACTTGACTTGCCCTTGGGCTACTGTGTGATAATAATAAtgctttgaaaaatgaaaaacgttCATGAAGCGTGTGGATGTTGTGTTGTAATGTTGAAGCGATGGATGTGGATGTTGAAAGCCAATAAAAGACGGAGATCCTTTTCTTGGTGAATTtctaacaatattttttagatggaattattttgtgatttgaataaaatttcttttgtttgctGAACTAAAGTataagttttacttttatcaAACATATCACAATAACATAAGCGCTAATTACGCCATGAGTACGTACAGGGCCGGCCCAATACAAAAACAGATGCCTGACCGCGGGGCCCCGTTTCCGATATTAAACAACTTatataatgtaataataattataattaacaaCATAAAGCAGATATTAGCACTTTGCAAATCAGCTCCcatcaaagctttgtttgGTGATCCTATATATTCaccaaaacgttttatttcGAGAACAAATTAACTGTGATTTGCGCAAaatcaaattattatttttattttgatgcgAAGCAGCGCGGGTTCTGACGCAGTCGCATCGCTCGCATTAATGTGTAAACTGATAAGAAAAcataaattgcaaaacgtgaGAGAAACAGTGATAAtcaagtaaaactaaaatacgGTGAAACAATCATCATataatataaacaaacaatgatcACGTTATTAAAAAGAATGAAATCGAAAAAATAAACGACAGTTcacattaacaaaaaaataacaagaaaGAATGATAACAATGATTCTGTAGCTTTGTTGGGCGTAagatttttaagatattgtaAACAAACTCGTTGTGAATATACAGATTCAATACAAACTACCTTTTATCATTTGTTTCCTGTTGTTGCCTTTGTCCATTGCACGCCGATAATTTACCcagaatatttatttattttatttttctccaaAATTATATCGTATATACAACATTGCAGCATATGTTTTaatcaaatgttttaaattatacTTGCTTTGATATACAAGTCTCGTTTGAAACAAGttagtttttaaattaataaaatgtttatgtcgACTTTTGTGGCACTTATTGCAACGGCTTGATAAGTAAAATGCATCTCAACCATATACCTATTTTAGCATAACTTATATCAAAAACATTAAGAAACTCATTTTTCCATATCTATAAGCCCCGTAAGTATAATCGTCATAAGCGCAGTGTTTTCGGTTTTCAGCTGTGTTTTCTTACGCGAACTTATACGCTTATTTACACTTGAAAACTTTGAGGTTGTTGCTGTGTTGATGTCGGAGTCATATATATCACCACTGACGGGATGCGTCATTCGTAATTACCACGTTTGTAAAACTTGTATCACATTTTCGTTATTTGTTCCATTTGATTGATTTGTTCAGCCTAACCTAACCAAAATGTCTGTGAAATCAATAGAGGTTTTAT
The Clavelina lepadiformis chromosome 4, kaClaLepa1.1, whole genome shotgun sequence DNA segment above includes these coding regions:
- the LOC143452013 gene encoding coelenterazine h 2-monooxygenase-like, translated to MMKKFLLLLGYCFVIAKCQSISELESQSQIYVRQSGVINYVDTVENSDRVVLFLHGNPTSSYLWRNVIPHVSPIARCLAPDLIGMGKSSKIEGSLYTFQVQYKFLSRWIDSMNLPKKINLVVHDWGSGLGFHWANLNRDRVASITYMEGIVGPFESWEAGPPGIQPLRFYRSYDGEESVLQNNSFVNIWLSEGIIRQLTDEEWEVYREPYLEPGESRRPTLTWPREIPIASDGPADVVKFATDWNGFLSRSYNIPKLFIDAVPGGLSPYMREIVKDWPNQSTVRVRGIHFIQEDSPDHVGIAIRHFLRNKVLDPE
- the LOC143453337 gene encoding very-long-chain 3-oxoacyl-CoA reductase-like — protein: MVFQWIGIATITYLVIKLVYYLAQGAYLYFFRTYPDFNKYGKWSVITGATDGIGKETAFQLASRGQNIALISRNTERLKNVAKAIESNHNVQTKCLTMDFSGDEEIYDKIADFLQGLDIGTLINNVGTDQEIGRFLEQSNLSLIIRNLVRVNIMPVLKMTQIVLPGMVKRKRGLILNLSAFTILHPIGKYAIMNATKSFVDLFSRALSYEYESEGITIQSCLPGAVGTKAAQHVGDIEKMTSPKEYCTSWLATVDKTRRTHGHWQHAVESWVWVKIPTGLVQKLANYFYFEPGVKATQDSEKKK